A single genomic interval of Oryzomonas sagensis harbors:
- a CDS encoding AEC family transporter, whose amino-acid sequence MQTDIVTEVLVLFLIMATGYYARRRRFIDAAANRAITELILNVTLPLMILVSFTFDFNRQMLSTAMKLLMVSFALHVALYLISGLFFRRHPQETRSVLRFMTIFSNSAFMGYPVLQSLYGKIGIFYASIFGVPFTIALWSLGVMLFTGEKGPQAFKKALINPGVLAVAAGLVIFIGSIKLPTPLLKACELVGATTTPLSMIVVGASLADTRLRDLFSGLAIYYGSAVRLLIVPLLVLAVLSLLGIKGMVLGICVVSMAMPAAANTAMFAEKFDGDTQLASRCIFLSTALSLLTIPLVIAILQVALGEKTMNLHLW is encoded by the coding sequence ATGCAAACCGACATCGTCACGGAAGTTCTGGTCCTTTTTCTGATCATGGCAACAGGCTACTACGCCCGCCGCAGAAGGTTCATAGACGCGGCCGCCAACCGGGCCATCACCGAACTGATTCTCAATGTGACCCTTCCACTGATGATCCTGGTTTCCTTTACCTTTGACTTCAACCGGCAGATGCTTTCCACCGCCATGAAACTCCTCATGGTCTCCTTTGCCCTGCATGTGGCTCTCTATCTCATCAGCGGCTTGTTTTTTCGGCGCCATCCCCAGGAAACGCGCAGCGTGCTGCGTTTTATGACCATATTTTCCAACAGCGCCTTCATGGGGTATCCGGTGCTGCAAAGCCTGTACGGAAAGATCGGCATCTTCTACGCCTCAATCTTTGGCGTCCCCTTCACCATCGCCCTCTGGAGCCTGGGAGTAATGCTGTTTACCGGGGAAAAGGGGCCGCAGGCGTTCAAAAAGGCGCTCATCAATCCGGGGGTTCTGGCGGTTGCCGCCGGGCTGGTCATCTTCATCGGCTCCATCAAACTCCCCACGCCCCTGCTCAAGGCCTGCGAACTGGTGGGGGCTACCACCACTCCCCTGTCCATGATCGTCGTCGGCGCATCCCTGGCCGATACGCGGCTGCGCGATCTCTTCTCCGGCCTGGCGATCTACTACGGCAGTGCGGTACGCCTTTTGATCGTACCGCTTCTGGTCCTGGCGGTCCTGTCGCTTTTGGGAATCAAGGGGATGGTCCTGGGGATTTGCGTCGTGAGCATGGCAATGCCTGCGGCGGCCAACACCGCCATGTTCGCCGAAAAATTCGATGGCGACACCCAACTCGCATCACGATGCATATTCCTGTCCACGGCGCTTTCGCTGCTTACTATCCCGTTGGTAATCGCCATACTCCAAGTTGCGCTTGGAGAAAAGACCATGAATCTGCATTTGTGGTGA
- a CDS encoding methyl-accepting chemotaxis protein, translated as MNALQDYYFRLSIKMRIALLCFCYSICMIALTVLARSDSWTVRWGALGLFIVLGAFFGLLNILGIGSSIDRVIAYLQTMANGDLSQNIAAKRNNEISLIIKTIGELQQNMRSMISAIQSTSEGLNKAAGDLRRTSEGMAAGAEQAVGQSASVVNAVEDLTSVSSDIARNCQLMSSKATETKESTQDGERTIDAMSRMMTEIGSLVSDTTRAVESLGNNSHQIGEIVGTIEDIADQTNLLALNAAIEAARAGEQGRGFAVVADEVRSLAVRTTTATQEIQKIIAVLQNDVRNVVDSMGQSSRSVKNGEQGVQLSSQAISDIKSHIEVLTDSVAQIATAIEEQSATTAGVRNNIRAISDVIDTVSHGTRDTDQSASGLTSSAIELKTLASRFRV; from the coding sequence ATGAATGCTCTTCAGGATTATTATTTCCGCCTCTCCATCAAGATGCGAATTGCCCTGCTCTGTTTCTGCTACAGCATCTGCATGATCGCATTGACCGTTCTGGCCCGTTCCGACTCCTGGACGGTACGTTGGGGGGCGTTGGGGCTCTTTATCGTTCTGGGAGCTTTCTTCGGCTTACTGAATATCCTGGGCATCGGAAGTTCCATCGACCGGGTTATTGCCTACCTTCAAACCATGGCCAACGGCGATTTGTCCCAGAATATTGCCGCCAAGCGCAATAATGAAATCAGCCTTATTATCAAAACCATAGGCGAGTTGCAGCAAAATATGCGCTCGATGATTTCCGCGATTCAATCCACTTCGGAAGGGTTAAACAAGGCGGCTGGCGATCTGCGCCGGACCTCCGAGGGGATGGCGGCCGGCGCCGAACAGGCGGTGGGGCAGTCGGCCTCGGTGGTGAATGCGGTGGAAGACCTGACGTCGGTCAGTTCGGATATTGCCCGAAATTGCCAATTGATGTCCAGTAAAGCGACGGAGACAAAGGAATCCACCCAGGATGGCGAGCGGACCATCGATGCCATGTCCCGGATGATGACGGAGATCGGCTCGTTAGTGAGCGACACGACCCGTGCCGTTGAGTCGTTGGGCAACAATTCCCACCAGATCGGTGAGATCGTGGGTACGATCGAGGATATTGCGGACCAGACCAACCTGCTGGCCTTGAACGCGGCCATCGAGGCGGCCCGCGCCGGCGAACAGGGGCGTGGGTTTGCCGTGGTGGCGGATGAAGTCAGAAGCCTGGCGGTACGCACGACAACGGCAACGCAGGAAATTCAGAAGATCATCGCCGTGCTGCAGAACGACGTCAGGAACGTCGTCGATTCCATGGGGCAGAGTTCTCGGAGCGTCAAAAACGGCGAACAGGGGGTCCAGCTTTCCAGCCAAGCCATATCCGACATCAAGTCCCACATCGAGGTCCTGACCGACAGCGTTGCCCAGATTGCAACCGCAATCGAGGAACAATCAGCCACCACCGCCGGGGTCAGAAACAACATCAGGGCGATCAGCGACGTCATCGACACGGTTTCCCACGGCACCAGGGATACCGACCAATCGGCATCGGGGCTGACGAGTTCGGCGATCGAACTGAAAACCCTGGCGAGCAGGTTCCGGGTGTAA
- a CDS encoding HIT family protein, protein MLGFAKKCPFCSDEIQHRILMEQGTVFAIEDLYPVTQGHLLVVTRRHTLDYFTMTDEERFDAQQLLLALRDQVMRYDSTVQGFNIGVNCGPVAGQSILHAHIHLIPRREGIELFNKHFDYLRMSHS, encoded by the coding sequence ATGCTGGGATTTGCGAAAAAATGCCCATTCTGTTCCGATGAAATACAGCACCGCATCCTGATGGAGCAGGGGACGGTCTTTGCCATTGAAGACCTCTATCCGGTCACCCAAGGACACCTGCTCGTCGTCACCCGTCGCCACACCCTTGATTACTTCACCATGACCGACGAGGAACGTTTCGACGCGCAACAGCTATTGCTTGCACTCAGGGATCAGGTCATGCGGTATGACTCCACCGTCCAGGGGTTCAACATCGGCGTGAACTGCGGCCCGGTCGCCGGCCAATCCATTCTGCACGCCCATATCCACCTGATCCCGCGCCGTGAGGGAATCGAGCTGTTCAACAAACATTTCGATTATCTCAGGATGAGTCATTCATAA
- a CDS encoding NADP-dependent oxidoreductase — protein sequence MKTMKAVRIHAYGGPEALVYEDAPLPQPGKDEILVRVHAAAVNPVDWKIREGYLKGMLNSRLPLIMGWDLSGTVEAVGPEVVRFKVGDEVFSRPDIERDGAYAEFIVIRENEAAFKPQSIDHLHAAAIPLAGLTACKSLFAAAKLSAGQAILIHGAAGGVGTYAVQLAKWKGAHVIATASERNHDYLRELGADEVIAYQNVRFEDKVRDVDVVFDTIGGETQTRSWNVVKQGGVMVSIVSPPSQEEAVAHGVRAEFVFIQPDAAELSALAKLVDSGKLRVMVEAVLPLAEARRAQELSQNGHTRGKIVLKVR from the coding sequence ATGAAAACCATGAAAGCGGTGCGCATTCACGCATACGGCGGCCCCGAGGCACTTGTGTATGAAGATGCGCCATTGCCGCAGCCGGGAAAGGACGAAATCCTGGTTCGCGTTCATGCCGCCGCGGTCAACCCCGTGGACTGGAAAATCCGCGAGGGGTACCTCAAGGGGATGCTCAATAGCCGCCTGCCCTTAATCATGGGCTGGGATTTGTCCGGGACGGTGGAGGCGGTGGGCCCGGAGGTGGTCCGTTTCAAGGTGGGGGATGAGGTGTTCAGCCGCCCGGATATCGAGCGGGACGGCGCGTATGCCGAGTTCATCGTCATCAGGGAGAATGAGGCGGCGTTCAAGCCGCAATCCATCGACCACCTGCACGCTGCCGCCATCCCCCTTGCCGGTCTGACGGCGTGCAAGTCGCTCTTTGCCGCCGCCAAACTCTCAGCCGGGCAGGCCATACTCATCCATGGGGCGGCAGGAGGGGTGGGAACCTATGCCGTACAGTTGGCGAAATGGAAGGGCGCCCATGTCATCGCCACCGCTTCCGAACGCAATCACGACTACCTGCGCGAGCTGGGCGCCGACGAGGTCATCGCCTATCAGAACGTACGCTTTGAGGACAAGGTCCGGGATGTCGACGTGGTCTTCGACACCATAGGCGGAGAGACCCAAACCCGTTCCTGGAACGTGGTGAAGCAAGGGGGCGTCATGGTCTCCATCGTCAGCCCCCCGTCGCAGGAAGAGGCGGTGGCCCACGGCGTGCGCGCGGAGTTTGTCTTTATCCAGCCCGATGCGGCGGAGTTGTCGGCGCTCGCCAAGCTGGTGGATTCGGGAAAGCTCAGGGTCATGGTGGAGGCGGTACTGCCCCTCGCCGAAGCGCGACGTGCCCAGGAGTTGAGCCAAAACGGCCATACGCGGGGCAAGATCGTTCTGAAGGTGCGATAG
- a CDS encoding dienelactone hydrolase family protein: MWKQIIVAAALVGCAASAEAAVKTKVIEYKQGDTVLEGYLAWDNAKAGKRPGVLVVHEWTGLGPYVKKRAEMLAKLGYVAFAADIYGKGVRPATPADAAKVAAIYKDDRPLMRARARAGLEVLKSQKLVDQKRLAAIGYCFGGTTVLELARDGADLKGVASFHGGLATPRPEDARNIKAKILAMHGADDPFVKADEVAAFQQELRAARVDWQFISYANAVHSFTNPEAGNDNSKGAAYNEKADKRSWEAMKLFFSEIFKEGR; the protein is encoded by the coding sequence ATGTGGAAACAGATCATAGTCGCAGCGGCTCTCGTCGGTTGTGCAGCCTCTGCCGAGGCTGCCGTCAAGACCAAGGTCATAGAATACAAGCAGGGAGACACCGTGCTGGAGGGATACCTGGCCTGGGACAACGCCAAGGCCGGTAAACGCCCCGGGGTGCTGGTGGTGCATGAGTGGACCGGGCTTGGCCCTTATGTGAAGAAACGGGCCGAGATGCTGGCAAAACTGGGGTATGTGGCCTTTGCGGCCGACATTTACGGCAAGGGGGTGCGCCCAGCAACTCCCGCCGATGCCGCCAAGGTCGCCGCCATCTACAAGGATGACCGGCCTTTGATGCGTGCCCGCGCCCGGGCCGGGTTGGAGGTTTTGAAAAGCCAGAAGTTGGTTGATCAGAAACGCCTTGCCGCCATCGGGTATTGCTTTGGCGGCACGACCGTGCTGGAACTGGCCCGTGATGGCGCCGACCTGAAAGGCGTCGCCAGCTTCCATGGCGGTCTGGCTACGCCCAGGCCCGAGGATGCCAGGAACATTAAGGCCAAGATCCTGGCGATGCATGGCGCCGATGATCCCTTCGTCAAGGCGGATGAGGTCGCCGCCTTTCAGCAGGAGTTGCGCGCAGCCAGGGTGGACTGGCAGTTCATCAGCTATGCCAATGCGGTACACAGCTTTACCAATCCCGAAGCCGGAAACGACAACAGCAAAGGTGCCGCCTACAACGAAAAGGCCGACAAACGATCGTGGGAGGCGATGAAGCTGTTCTTCTCGGAGATTTTCAAAGAGGGCAGGTAA
- a CDS encoding cation diffusion facilitator family transporter, whose product MIQSPEVLAAKNRAAALSIASNTILILLKLIVGIAMQSVSVISEAVHSGIDLIAAIIAWFSVREAGKPADDDHRFGHGKIENVAGTIEAVLIFGAGVYIILEAVRKLRTGTVEIESLGMGAAVMAVSALANYLVSRHLLSVAAKTDSVALEADALHLRTDVYTSVGVLGGLAAIKLTGIAMLDPIVAVAVAFLIIKAAWDLIKTAFFHILDVKLPDDEEARIHDVMERYTGRFIEYHKLRTRKSGHIRHIDMHLVVPKQMTVEAGHTLAHQITADIEQCLPYSHTLVHIEPCPGGCERCAVACPKIDTSSTP is encoded by the coding sequence ATGATTCAATCCCCCGAAGTCCTGGCGGCGAAAAACAGAGCCGCGGCCCTGTCCATAGCCTCCAATACGATACTGATCCTGTTGAAACTGATCGTCGGCATTGCGATGCAGTCGGTCAGCGTTATCTCGGAAGCGGTACATTCCGGCATCGACCTGATTGCCGCAATCATCGCCTGGTTTTCGGTCAGAGAGGCGGGCAAACCTGCCGATGACGATCACCGTTTCGGTCACGGCAAGATCGAGAACGTGGCCGGAACCATCGAGGCGGTCCTGATCTTCGGCGCCGGCGTCTATATCATCCTGGAGGCGGTGCGCAAGCTGAGAACGGGGACCGTAGAGATCGAGAGCCTGGGAATGGGTGCTGCTGTGATGGCGGTGTCTGCCCTGGCAAACTACTTGGTTTCCCGGCATCTGCTGAGCGTTGCGGCCAAAACCGATTCGGTGGCGCTTGAAGCCGATGCCTTGCACCTGAGGACCGACGTGTACACCTCTGTCGGCGTACTGGGGGGGCTGGCCGCCATCAAACTCACCGGCATCGCCATGCTCGACCCGATCGTCGCCGTCGCCGTGGCGTTCCTGATTATCAAAGCCGCTTGGGATCTCATCAAGACAGCCTTCTTCCACATCCTTGACGTCAAGCTTCCCGATGACGAGGAGGCCAGGATTCACGACGTTATGGAGCGCTACACCGGTCGCTTTATCGAGTATCACAAGCTGCGCACCCGCAAGTCCGGTCATATTCGCCATATCGACATGCATCTGGTCGTGCCGAAACAGATGACCGTTGAAGCCGGGCATACGCTTGCCCATCAGATCACGGCAGACATCGAGCAATGCCTGCCCTACAGCCATACCCTGGTGCATATCGAACCATGCCCCGGCGGGTGTGAGCGGTGTGCCGTGGCATGTCCGAAGATTGACACGTCCTCGACACCATAA
- a CDS encoding c-type cytochrome, with amino-acid sequence MKKSLVTVVLLSAGALAISAQADMEGKLDAKAEFEKHCAACHPGGGNTINQAKPLKREALRKNGIKSWKDIVAKIRNPGPGMTKFDKKEMPDKEARAIAEYVLKTFK; translated from the coding sequence ATGAAAAAGAGTCTCGTGACAGTGGTACTACTCTCGGCCGGAGCCTTAGCCATAAGCGCGCAGGCGGACATGGAGGGGAAACTGGATGCCAAGGCGGAGTTCGAAAAACACTGCGCCGCATGCCATCCCGGGGGCGGCAATACCATTAACCAGGCAAAGCCGTTGAAGAGGGAAGCCCTTAGGAAAAATGGCATCAAGAGCTGGAAGGACATTGTGGCAAAGATACGCAACCCTGGGCCGGGCATGACCAAGTTCGACAAAAAGGAGATGCCCGACAAGGAAGCGAGGGCAATTGCCGAGTACGTTTTAAAAACCTTCAAGTAG
- a CDS encoding glyceraldehyde-3-phosphate dehydrogenase, with amino-acid sequence MNRQKPEIHLKEWQRQEAVAEGMLPVIGRLYREHNIVLTVYGRSLVHGTVIDLLKAHRFARLTLDGELTVLDTQPVLEAIAKLDLAPARIDLGKLSVRFCASGMPVDAFVARELASVNTGRTSLLAEPQDIVLYGFGRIGRLLARILIDKAGSGEKLRLRAAVVRKGGDDDLVKRASLLRRDSIHGQFNGIITVDEEENAIIANGNMIRIIYSDAPDSVDYTQYGISNAILIDNTGKWRDREGLSRHLKSPGIEKVILTAPGKGDIPNVVAGVNNELITPQERVFSAASCTTNAIVPVMKAINDRFGIVHGHMETCHSYTNDQNLIDNYHKASRRGRSAPLNMVITETGAAKAVAKVIPDLAGKLTGNAIRVPTPNVSLAILNLELGQQVTVAEINDYLRGISLDSPLQNQIDYTNSPEVVSSDFVGSRHAGVVDSLATIAEGNRCVLYVWYDNEFGYSRQVVRMVQKMAGLELPTLPC; translated from the coding sequence ATGAATCGACAAAAACCTGAAATCCACCTTAAAGAATGGCAGAGGCAGGAAGCCGTTGCCGAGGGCATGTTGCCGGTCATCGGCCGGCTGTACCGCGAACACAACATCGTGTTGACCGTCTATGGCCGCTCGCTGGTGCATGGAACGGTGATCGACCTGCTCAAGGCCCACCGCTTTGCCCGGCTCACCCTGGACGGCGAACTGACGGTGCTGGATACTCAGCCGGTGCTGGAGGCCATCGCCAAACTCGATCTGGCCCCGGCCCGGATCGATCTGGGCAAACTCTCCGTGCGCTTTTGCGCCTCGGGCATGCCGGTGGATGCCTTTGTGGCCCGGGAGCTCGCCTCCGTCAATACCGGCAGGACCTCGCTTCTGGCCGAACCCCAGGATATCGTGCTCTACGGCTTCGGCCGCATCGGCCGTCTCCTGGCCCGCATCCTGATCGACAAGGCCGGCAGCGGCGAGAAACTGCGCCTGCGGGCGGCCGTGGTGCGCAAGGGGGGGGACGACGATCTGGTCAAGCGCGCCAGCCTGCTGCGCCGCGATTCGATCCACGGCCAGTTCAACGGCATCATCACCGTGGATGAGGAAGAGAACGCCATTATCGCCAACGGCAACATGATCCGCATCATCTATTCCGATGCGCCCGATTCGGTGGATTATACCCAGTACGGCATCAGCAACGCCATCCTGATCGACAACACCGGCAAGTGGCGCGACCGGGAAGGGCTGTCCCGCCATCTCAAGTCCCCCGGCATCGAGAAGGTCATCCTCACCGCCCCGGGCAAGGGGGATATCCCCAACGTGGTGGCCGGCGTCAACAACGAGCTGATTACCCCCCAGGAGCGGGTGTTCTCCGCCGCCAGCTGTACCACCAACGCCATCGTGCCGGTCATGAAGGCCATCAACGACCGCTTCGGCATCGTGCACGGCCACATGGAGACCTGCCACTCCTACACCAACGACCAGAACCTGATCGACAACTACCACAAGGCCTCGCGCCGCGGCCGCAGCGCCCCGCTGAACATGGTCATCACCGAAACCGGGGCGGCCAAGGCGGTGGCCAAGGTCATTCCCGATCTGGCCGGCAAGCTTACCGGCAACGCCATCCGGGTGCCGACCCCCAACGTCTCCCTGGCCATTCTCAACCTTGAACTGGGGCAACAGGTCACCGTCGCGGAGATCAACGACTACCTGCGCGGTATCTCGCTGGACTCACCCTTGCAGAACCAGATCGATTACACCAATTCCCCGGAAGTGGTCTCCAGCGACTTTGTCGGCTCACGTCATGCCGGCGTGGTGGATTCCCTGGCCACCATTGCCGAGGGGAACCGTTGCGTCCTCTATGTGTGGTACGACAACGAATTCGGCTACAGCCGCCAGGTGGTCCGCATGGTGCAGAAGATGGCCGGCCTGGAACTGCCGACCCTGCCGTGCTGA
- a CDS encoding GIY-YIG nuclease family protein, whose product MYERFCHVTDPIHQTINPVEWYVYIILCSDNSLYTGVTTDMERRFRQHAEGKGAKYFRGRQPVRVVYLEGAHSRSSAASREIRIKAMDRTEKLVLISGRTAIPLSLNA is encoded by the coding sequence TTGTATGAACGGTTTTGCCATGTTACCGACCCCATACATCAAACCATAAATCCTGTGGAATGGTACGTCTACATCATCCTCTGTTCCGACAACTCCCTCTACACCGGTGTTACCACGGATATGGAGCGGCGCTTCCGTCAGCACGCTGAGGGGAAGGGTGCCAAGTATTTCCGGGGGCGGCAGCCGGTGCGGGTGGTTTATCTTGAGGGTGCCCACAGCCGCTCTTCCGCCGCCAGCCGGGAAATCAGGATCAAGGCCATGGATCGGACAGAAAAATTAGTTCTGATATCCGGACGTACCGCGATTCCCCTGTCACTAAATGCTTGA
- a CDS encoding Hsp70 family protein, translated as MQIVFGIDFGTTNSALSVYRNGSVEVVAVDGGDRDGELMRSVLYFNEEHEISVGQEAIRQYVDDGACGRFMQSIKTFLPNTSFDSTEVFGRRYAIDDLVAIILRKIKARGEAHVGCPVESVVLGRPVVFSPDPEKDAVAEQRLERAARKAGFRNIWFQYEPVAAALAFEETLQAGQERIVFIGDFGGGTSDFSVIRVKGGAFARSDRRSDVLSLGGVYVAGDKFDSQIMWDKVAHHFGRYARYKTMGKDEWVNVPKSIVYTLCQWHRIPLLRSRKTREHIRVIKGTTDDRQAIEHLENIIGDNYGFFLFQAIEKAKCELSDRERTLISFRERDLYIDEEIGKGEFEAINAENIRQISDCIDAVVARSGLVPAQMDTVFLTGGTSRIPCIQSLFAERFGREKLDKRDAFTSVVHGLGSSVPLFV; from the coding sequence GTGCAGATCGTATTCGGTATCGACTTTGGCACCACCAATTCAGCGCTTTCGGTTTACCGGAACGGTTCGGTCGAGGTGGTTGCCGTGGACGGCGGCGACCGGGATGGGGAGTTGATGCGGTCGGTGCTCTATTTTAACGAGGAACACGAGATCTCTGTCGGGCAGGAAGCCATTCGCCAGTATGTGGACGACGGTGCCTGCGGGCGCTTCATGCAGTCGATCAAGACCTTCCTGCCGAACACCAGTTTCGACAGCACCGAGGTGTTCGGCAGACGCTACGCCATCGATGACCTGGTGGCGATTATCCTCAGGAAGATCAAGGCCCGGGGCGAGGCGCATGTTGGCTGCCCCGTGGAGAGCGTGGTGCTGGGCAGGCCGGTGGTGTTTTCCCCGGACCCGGAGAAGGACGCCGTGGCCGAACAGCGCCTTGAACGGGCCGCCCGCAAGGCCGGCTTCAGGAACATCTGGTTCCAGTACGAGCCGGTGGCGGCGGCGCTGGCCTTTGAAGAGACGTTACAGGCCGGGCAGGAACGGATCGTATTCATCGGCGATTTCGGCGGCGGCACGTCTGACTTCTCGGTGATCCGGGTCAAGGGGGGCGCCTTTGCCCGCTCCGACCGGCGCAGCGACGTGCTCTCCCTGGGGGGCGTCTATGTGGCCGGGGACAAGTTCGATTCGCAGATCATGTGGGACAAGGTGGCGCACCATTTCGGGCGCTATGCCCGCTACAAGACCATGGGCAAGGATGAGTGGGTCAATGTCCCCAAGAGCATCGTCTACACCCTCTGCCAGTGGCATCGTATCCCGCTGTTGCGATCACGCAAGACCAGGGAGCATATCCGGGTGATCAAGGGCACCACCGATGACCGCCAGGCCATCGAACACCTGGAGAACATCATCGGCGACAATTACGGTTTTTTTCTCTTCCAGGCCATCGAAAAGGCCAAGTGCGAGCTTTCCGACCGGGAACGGACCCTGATCAGCTTCCGAGAACGCGATCTGTACATTGACGAGGAAATCGGCAAAGGGGAGTTCGAGGCGATCAATGCGGAAAATATCCGGCAGATTTCCGACTGTATCGATGCGGTCGTGGCCCGCTCCGGGCTGGTGCCGGCCCAGATGGATACGGTCTTTCTGACCGGCGGCACCTCGCGGATTCCCTGCATCCAATCTCTTTTCGCCGAACGCTTCGGCCGGGAGAAACTGGACAAGCGGGACGCCTTCACCAGCGTCGTCCATGGCCTGGGCTCCAGCGTGCCGCTGTTTGTCTGA
- a CDS encoding TIGR03905 family TSCPD domain-containing protein has protein sequence MKFSYETTGTCSKRIDIEVEAGVLVSADFIGGCSGNSQGVAALVKEMPVAEVVRRLKGIACQGDTSCPDQLARALEAAANE, from the coding sequence ATGAAATTCAGTTATGAAACGACCGGCACCTGCAGCAAGCGGATCGACATCGAGGTGGAGGCGGGCGTGCTCGTGAGTGCCGACTTCATCGGCGGTTGTTCCGGCAATTCCCAGGGGGTGGCCGCCCTGGTCAAAGAGATGCCGGTGGCGGAAGTGGTGCGGCGCCTGAAGGGGATCGCCTGCCAGGGGGATACGTCGTGCCCCGACCAGTTGGCGCGGGCCTTGGAAGCGGCTGCAAACGAGTAA